In Myxococcales bacterium, the following proteins share a genomic window:
- the fdhD gene encoding formate dehydrogenase accessory sulfurtransferase FdhD: protein MSSERQVTRIRYEATCVEADMVAQEAPLVLRARGTQVLTMLRTPGGDAELVAGLLHGEGLPLAPYVALGDDVVDLDIDPSRFSARPLVATGACGACSKAMIADLQLLRAGLPPRGNADVFVVGRDVINGLPDKLAAAQVGFAASGGLHAAALFDETGALLVLREDIGRHNAVDKVIGWAVLADRLPLRRTILMLSGRVGFELVAKAAAAGIEVVAAISAPTTLAIDAAERCGIALCGFVRGSRFNVYAHAGRIAAYERA from the coding sequence ATGTCAAGCGAACGCCAGGTGACCCGGATCCGCTATGAGGCGACGTGTGTAGAGGCGGATATGGTGGCGCAAGAGGCGCCGCTGGTCCTGCGCGCGCGCGGCACGCAGGTGCTAACCATGCTGCGCACGCCTGGCGGCGACGCCGAATTAGTGGCGGGGCTGCTGCACGGCGAGGGCTTGCCGCTGGCCCCGTACGTGGCGCTTGGCGACGATGTCGTAGATCTAGATATCGATCCGTCGCGCTTCAGCGCTCGCCCGCTGGTGGCCACGGGCGCGTGCGGCGCCTGCAGCAAGGCGATGATCGCCGATTTGCAACTGCTCCGCGCGGGCCTGCCACCACGCGGCAATGCGGACGTGTTCGTGGTGGGGCGGGACGTCATAAATGGTTTGCCAGACAAGCTGGCGGCGGCGCAAGTTGGCTTCGCCGCAAGTGGCGGCCTTCATGCCGCGGCGCTGTTCGATGAAACGGGTGCGCTCTTGGTGCTGCGCGAAGACATCGGCCGCCACAACGCGGTCGATAAGGTGATTGGTTGGGCTGTGCTCGCGGACCGGCTGCCCCTGCGGCGCACCATCTTGATGCTATCGGGGCGGGTTGGCTTTGAGCTCGTGGCCAAGGCCGCGGCCGCCGGCATCGAAGTGGTTGCGGCCATCTCGGCACCGACGACGCTGGCCATTGATGCGGCGGAGCGCTGCGGCATCGCGCTGTGCGGCTTCGTCCGCGGCAGCCGTTTTAATGTCTATGCCCACGCCGGGCGCATCGCGGCCTATGAGCGCGCCTGA
- a CDS encoding trypsin-like serine protease yields the protein MRTSTVFAATTLCLATIVSACLDGVSDPAEAEQGAGGNKLGGIFHRDVQDKYVGVVLVQTGDDDYQQICTGTIISDRHVLTAAHCAMNDMDVTIKVVGNGHMVLLRGTIEPHPEYDANARTPNDIAIVTLAPDYQTDKIKAFFASNKIGLADATSIPKSNWTTVGFDIPNAWGNTPPERRYGDMETEWCLLHLNETFCFEDDDGGVIFGAGDSGAPILMNPQSGGPQVVGAVAIRISSVAFSLWRTVHAIDILPYRAWIDAQLAR from the coding sequence ATGAGGACTTCCACAGTTTTCGCCGCAACGACGTTATGTCTCGCCACCATTGTCTCTGCGTGCCTCGACGGTGTGTCTGACCCGGCCGAGGCCGAGCAAGGAGCCGGCGGGAATAAGCTTGGTGGCATCTTTCATCGCGACGTGCAGGACAAATATGTTGGGGTAGTGCTTGTCCAAACCGGCGACGACGACTACCAGCAAATTTGTACCGGCACGATCATCTCTGATCGACATGTCCTTACCGCCGCACACTGCGCGATGAACGACATGGATGTAACCATAAAGGTTGTTGGCAATGGCCACATGGTTCTATTGCGCGGAACCATCGAGCCGCACCCCGAATACGACGCTAATGCTCGGACACCAAACGATATCGCGATTGTTACTCTTGCTCCCGACTACCAGACGGACAAAATTAAGGCATTCTTTGCCAGCAACAAGATTGGACTGGCGGATGCAACCTCGATTCCAAAATCCAACTGGACGACCGTCGGGTTCGACATTCCCAACGCGTGGGGCAACACACCGCCAGAGCGCCGCTACGGAGACATGGAAACCGAGTGGTGCTTACTACATCTCAACGAGACGTTTTGTTTTGAAGACGATGACGGCGGCGTAATTTTTGGAGCCGGCGATTCGGGCGCCCCCATTCTCATGAATCCGCAGAGCGGCGGACCTCAAGTCGTTGGTGCCGTCGCGATCCGGATTAGCTCCGTCGCCTTCTCATTGTGGCGCACGGTGCATGCGATCGATATTCTTCCCTATCGCGCATGGATCGATGCGCAGCTGGCCCGCTAG
- a CDS encoding IS3 family transposase codes for MPAAHAALSDYIEVYYNQQRLHSTLDYVSPVTYERAAARLLAA; via the coding sequence ATGCCAGCGGCGCATGCGGCACTATCCGACTACATCGAAGTGTACTACAATCAGCAACGTCTTCATTCCACGCTGGACTATGTTAGCCCAGTAACGTATGAGCGAGCCGCCGCGAGGCTTCTCGCTGCTTAA
- a CDS encoding sigma-70 family RNA polymerase sigma factor → MNQQAAVEMSDSSEQMVSGASEARVFEALVTAEYRRLLKIAYAVVRDAAAAQDLAQDACALLWQQRAAVFALPAPERWLLKTCWLMAQNQRRRQRRQGVRSNILRAEGSDDRDLALTAASTNDPVVELTARRLWQALPEEERELLWLHAVAGCSASELGDVLGISDVAVRKRLQRVRASAVRASGDVAFAGVALPAMATLQRKAVTNVAAPMASLVWKLALAAALIAVPITAYVVTSADGNACDDMVAASDQSEVRGTSPASPEAAGGQKRTGAPFLGAGRAFDDVAADEPTAAAEVAHGERGASPQPRAAATVDLNFQDAPVEDIIQLLADVIGPTLVNADMSGTISVNFRNVIALDALDYVLDAIGATRSDTLQYALVEDAAVFECLLAGPPRTIAFADAAFDSLIKLLTNGALVMTAQPTELAGLRFTGNFVNTSPSDVLRATLRQAGVGCRAEHAYLIVARTPEGTRP, encoded by the coding sequence ATGAACCAACAAGCGGCGGTCGAAATGAGTGATTCCAGTGAACAAATGGTTTCCGGTGCGTCGGAGGCTCGTGTTTTCGAGGCGCTGGTAACCGCAGAGTATCGTCGGCTGCTGAAGATCGCGTACGCTGTGGTGCGCGATGCCGCCGCGGCGCAAGACCTTGCGCAAGATGCATGCGCGCTGTTGTGGCAGCAGCGCGCGGCCGTGTTTGCGCTGCCTGCGCCAGAGAGGTGGTTGCTGAAAACCTGTTGGCTGATGGCGCAAAACCAACGGCGGCGCCAACGCCGCCAAGGAGTTCGTAGCAACATTCTGCGAGCCGAAGGCAGCGATGACCGCGACCTGGCGTTGACCGCGGCGTCGACAAACGATCCGGTCGTGGAGCTAACCGCGCGTCGCTTATGGCAAGCGCTGCCCGAGGAAGAACGAGAATTGCTGTGGCTGCATGCCGTTGCGGGGTGCAGCGCCAGCGAGCTGGGCGACGTCCTAGGCATTTCTGACGTTGCCGTGCGCAAGCGGCTGCAACGGGTGCGCGCATCGGCGGTCCGAGCATCCGGCGACGTTGCGTTCGCGGGCGTAGCTTTGCCCGCGATGGCAACGTTACAACGCAAGGCCGTCACCAACGTCGCCGCGCCGATGGCCTCGCTGGTGTGGAAGCTCGCGCTCGCGGCGGCGCTCATCGCGGTGCCAATCACTGCCTATGTGGTTACCTCGGCTGACGGCAATGCTTGCGATGACATGGTGGCGGCGTCGGACCAGAGCGAAGTCCGGGGTACTTCGCCGGCAAGCCCGGAAGCGGCGGGTGGCCAGAAACGCACGGGAGCGCCGTTTTTGGGCGCAGGGCGCGCATTTGACGACGTTGCCGCCGACGAACCCACCGCCGCGGCCGAAGTGGCGCATGGCGAGCGTGGAGCGTCGCCTCAGCCACGCGCCGCGGCCACCGTCGACCTTAACTTCCAGGATGCGCCGGTTGAAGACATCATCCAGCTTCTCGCCGACGTCATAGGCCCAACCTTGGTCAATGCGGACATGTCGGGCACCATTTCCGTGAACTTTCGAAACGTCATCGCGCTCGACGCGCTCGACTACGTGCTGGACGCCATAGGCGCAACCCGCTCGGATACCCTGCAGTATGCGTTGGTTGAGGATGCGGCGGTCTTCGAATGTTTGCTTGCAGGGCCGCCAAGGACTATAGCTTTCGCAGATGCCGCGTTTGATTCGCTGATTAAGTTGCTCACCAATGGGGCGCTGGTTATGACCGCACAGCCCACGGAGCTCGCGGGCCTTCGTTTCACCGGTAATTTCGTAAACACCTCTCCCAGCGACGTGTTGCGCGCCACGCTACGCCAGGCAGGCGTCGGTTGCCGCGCCGAACATGCGTATCTCATCGTTGCGCGCACACCCGAGGGCACACGCCCTTAA
- a CDS encoding PD-(D/E)XK nuclease family protein: MPSMRALSRAPWSASKVAMALRCPRLFHFKYVEKVKELEVMPEARIGKAVHAALENALQGVPTAAAISEAGAVLEAEAERRRFDELCAGVQPFVERIATFRQQRRVQRQLVEYALAIREDGSATKFYSGDAFYRGILDAGFIFATSGSETTVALVDHKTGVRPIGSTLNDQMEGYAVLSAATFTQASTFWLGVHWLTSRAVEWSQPVTAAEVQQRLVPLLLDNIEAAALAVDDGPRTNPSSWCDRCSYRAICPAGQETAFHEEYDADED, from the coding sequence ATGCCGTCAATGCGCGCCCTGTCGCGTGCCCCATGGTCCGCCTCCAAGGTGGCCATGGCCCTGCGCTGCCCGCGGCTGTTTCACTTTAAGTACGTCGAAAAAGTCAAAGAGCTCGAGGTAATGCCCGAGGCCCGCATCGGCAAGGCGGTACATGCGGCGCTTGAAAACGCCTTGCAAGGCGTGCCGACGGCAGCGGCCATCAGCGAGGCCGGGGCCGTGCTGGAGGCCGAGGCCGAGCGCCGCCGTTTCGACGAACTCTGTGCCGGGGTGCAGCCGTTTGTCGAGCGCATCGCGACCTTTCGCCAGCAGCGCCGCGTGCAGCGCCAACTCGTGGAATATGCGCTGGCGATTCGCGAGGACGGCAGCGCGACCAAGTTCTACAGCGGCGACGCCTTTTATCGCGGCATCCTCGACGCGGGCTTTATCTTTGCCACCAGCGGCAGCGAAACCACCGTCGCGCTGGTCGATCACAAGACCGGCGTGCGTCCGATTGGCTCGACGCTAAACGATCAAATGGAAGGCTACGCCGTGCTCAGCGCGGCCACGTTCACCCAGGCCAGCACGTTTTGGCTTGGCGTGCATTGGCTGACCTCGCGCGCCGTCGAGTGGTCCCAGCCGGTTACCGCCGCCGAGGTGCAGCAACGCCTGGTGCCGCTGCTGCTCGACAACATCGAGGCCGCCGCGCTCGCCGTCGACGACGGTCCGCGCACCAATCCGAGTAGCTGGTGCGACCGGTGTAGCTACCGCGCCATCTGCCCCGCCGGCCAGGAAACCGCGTTCCACGAGGAATACGACGCCGACGAGGATTAA
- a CDS encoding winged helix-turn-helix domain-containing protein translates to MSTLAIVEVVLREAGVPLTARDIVALAGSRLPSRSKTPDTVVARDLSVHIKRLGDASLFVRTAPGLFTLRELQHAPVDASLLELRDYLGNGAPKPTARATSTSVPAVGQSVMLGSA, encoded by the coding sequence ATGAGCACCTTGGCGATTGTCGAAGTTGTGTTGCGCGAGGCAGGCGTCCCGCTGACCGCGCGCGATATCGTGGCGCTTGCAGGCTCGCGCTTGCCGTCGCGATCTAAGACACCGGATACCGTGGTCGCACGGGATTTGTCGGTGCACATTAAGCGCCTCGGCGACGCCTCGCTATTTGTGCGGACGGCGCCAGGCTTGTTCACGTTGCGCGAATTGCAGCACGCGCCGGTGGACGCTTCGCTGCTCGAGCTCCGCGATTATCTCGGCAATGGCGCGCCTAAACCGACGGCGCGCGCGACATCTACATCGGTGCCTGCGGTAGGTCAAAGTGTCATGCTCGGCTCGGCGTAG
- a CDS encoding GNAT family N-acetyltransferase produces MIRRAEPTDRAWMIAAGELVFRDLGDYHAVLASWLDAPGILAWVDFDEADEERRGFAMLGFYLEAETPVADLLALVVLPEFQKKGIGTDLLNYVVRMAGVVGPKRGISELRLTVAESNTAGHRLYLRHRFDFARVDADQYSSGERALRMVRGLP; encoded by the coding sequence GTGATTCGCCGGGCCGAGCCCACTGACCGTGCGTGGATGATCGCCGCTGGCGAGCTGGTCTTCCGCGATTTGGGCGACTATCACGCGGTCTTGGCGTCCTGGCTCGATGCGCCTGGCATCCTGGCATGGGTCGATTTTGACGAGGCCGACGAGGAACGGCGAGGTTTCGCGATGCTGGGTTTTTACCTCGAGGCCGAGACGCCTGTGGCGGATTTGCTCGCGCTGGTGGTGCTGCCGGAGTTTCAGAAAAAGGGCATCGGGACGGATTTATTGAACTATGTGGTGCGCATGGCCGGGGTGGTGGGGCCCAAACGCGGGATTTCGGAGCTGCGCCTTACCGTCGCTGAATCCAACACGGCGGGGCATCGCCTATATTTGCGGCACCGTTTTGATTTTGCCCGGGTGGACGCCGACCAATACAGCAGCGGCGAGCGCGCCCTGCGCATGGTGCGCGGGCTGCCGTAG
- a CDS encoding transposase translates to MRRHALTDEQWARLVAVIPKQQRGPSAKIGDRQFVDAVLFRAKTGLPWRDLPERFGPWKSVYNRFNNWSKRGYWKLIFKALQVRVDKSRI, encoded by the coding sequence ATGCGACGGCATGCTTTAACAGACGAGCAGTGGGCGCGCTTGGTCGCGGTCATACCCAAGCAGCAGCGTGGGCCAAGCGCCAAAATCGGCGACCGACAGTTCGTAGATGCGGTGCTCTTTCGCGCCAAGACAGGCCTGCCGTGGCGTGATCTGCCCGAGCGCTTCGGGCCGTGGAAAAGCGTCTACAATCGCTTCAACAACTGGTCTAAGCGCGGTTATTGGAAACTCATCTTTAAGGCGCTGCAGGTTCGTGTCGATAAATCCCGGATCTGA
- a CDS encoding AarF/ABC1/UbiB kinase family protein yields the protein MWAAVRLIRAMRVFSVIFLSYLWQASWARLHPTRFATEARWNGVHRRNAKRMYHGFVSLRGVYIKLGQILSIMGTFLPKAYTEELEGLQDEVPHRPYHEIEGAFVRAFGKKPLEVFATFKETPIAAASLGQVHEATDHEGRRLAVKVLYPNVATIIKIDLKVLGWALEVYGSFVQLQQIERVHEQLTDMLGRETNLAHEAKCIARMAANFADDPDVLFPEVVQEWTCPTILTMSFMDGVKISKKEALLGLQLDNSAVATKLTQLFYKQVFADRFFHADPHPGNFFVQRGPDGQVRIVILDLGSASDVHEELAEGMLDILQGIMTRTDALIVRGIDKMGFVAENGDRELLERTVKKYFEKLLNLNITDFGNIRPQMSGKLQGFEMKRDELRELMQSIQYPVGWFYIERAVVIMFGLCSQLAPKLNMVQAGLPYIMKFIAEQRVKRAAEAAEAAAALIATNEAPPAAK from the coding sequence ATGTGGGCAGCGGTTCGACTCATTCGCGCGATGCGCGTGTTCTCGGTGATTTTCCTCAGTTATCTGTGGCAAGCATCGTGGGCGAGACTGCATCCAACGCGTTTTGCGACCGAGGCGCGCTGGAACGGCGTGCATCGCCGCAACGCCAAGCGCATGTACCATGGCTTTGTCAGCCTGCGCGGCGTCTACATCAAGCTCGGACAGATCTTGTCGATCATGGGCACGTTCTTGCCCAAGGCGTACACCGAGGAGCTCGAGGGCTTGCAAGACGAGGTGCCGCACCGCCCGTATCACGAGATCGAGGGCGCCTTCGTCCGAGCCTTTGGCAAGAAACCGCTTGAGGTATTCGCGACGTTTAAGGAAACGCCGATCGCCGCAGCCTCGCTGGGACAGGTCCACGAGGCCACCGATCATGAAGGCCGGCGGCTCGCGGTCAAGGTGCTCTATCCTAACGTCGCCACCATCATCAAAATCGACCTTAAGGTCCTTGGGTGGGCGCTCGAAGTCTACGGCTCGTTCGTGCAGCTGCAGCAAATCGAGCGCGTTCACGAACAGCTAACCGACATGCTCGGCCGCGAAACCAACTTGGCGCATGAGGCCAAGTGTATCGCGCGGATGGCCGCAAATTTTGCCGACGACCCCGACGTCCTCTTTCCCGAGGTGGTGCAGGAGTGGACCTGCCCCACCATCCTCACCATGAGCTTCATGGATGGCGTCAAGATCAGCAAGAAAGAGGCCTTGCTGGGCCTGCAGCTCGACAACAGCGCGGTCGCCACCAAGCTGACCCAGCTGTTCTACAAGCAGGTCTTCGCCGATCGCTTTTTTCATGCCGACCCCCATCCGGGGAATTTTTTCGTGCAGCGCGGCCCGGACGGCCAGGTCCGCATCGTCATCCTCGACCTCGGCTCGGCGAGCGACGTCCACGAAGAGCTCGCCGAAGGCATGCTCGACATCTTGCAAGGCATCATGACGCGCACCGATGCGCTCATTGTCCGTGGCATCGACAAGATGGGCTTTGTCGCCGAAAACGGCGATCGCGAGCTGCTGGAGCGCACGGTCAAGAAGTATTTCGAAAAGCTGCTCAATCTCAACATCACGGACTTTGGCAACATTCGGCCACAGATGAGCGGCAAGCTGCAGGGCTTTGAGATGAAGCGCGACGAGCTGCGCGAGCTCATGCAGTCGATCCAATACCCTGTGGGGTGGTTCTACATCGAGCGCGCCGTGGTCATCATGTTCGGCCTTTGCTCGCAGCTTGCGCCCAAGCTCAACATGGTGCAGGCCGGGCTGCCTTACATCATGAAATTTATCGCCGAGCAGCGGGTCAAGCGCGCCGCTGAGGCCGCCGAGGCCGCCGCCGCCCTCATCGCCACAAACGAAGCCCCGCCGGCCGCAAAATAA
- the hemF gene encoding oxygen-dependent coproporphyrinogen oxidase, translating into MAAMSETPTSPLPTHVEAASGGDMFDRAAAWFRALQGEICSALEALDGGAKFIEDAWQRPGGGGGYSRILSGGAMFEKAGVGWSSVAGELPADYAAKLPGDGTSFRATGVSLVLHPHSPMVPTTHANFRLLQKGARMWFGGGADLTPSYLFDEDVRHFHQTLKDACDGHPGIGDYERFKTWCDEYFYIPHRGEMRGVGGIFFDYLEEPDLAQVFAFVQTAGRAFVPAYAPIALRRRDEPWGEPERHWQLLRRGRYAEFNLVYDRGTVFGLKTNGRTESILMSMPPLARWDYNAAPAPGSREAAMVAALQPGVGYCA; encoded by the coding sequence ATGGCGGCCATGTCGGAAACGCCCACATCGCCCTTGCCCACACATGTCGAGGCGGCGTCTGGTGGCGACATGTTTGATCGCGCCGCCGCGTGGTTTCGCGCCCTGCAGGGCGAGATTTGCAGCGCGCTCGAGGCGCTAGACGGCGGGGCAAAATTTATCGAGGACGCGTGGCAACGCCCGGGCGGTGGTGGAGGCTATTCGCGCATCCTCTCGGGCGGCGCCATGTTCGAGAAGGCGGGTGTGGGCTGGTCGAGCGTTGCGGGCGAGCTGCCCGCGGACTACGCCGCCAAGCTGCCGGGCGACGGCACGTCGTTTCGGGCGACGGGGGTGTCGTTGGTTTTGCACCCGCATTCGCCGATGGTGCCAACGACCCATGCCAATTTTCGCCTGTTGCAAAAGGGGGCGCGCATGTGGTTTGGCGGTGGTGCCGACCTTACGCCGTCGTACTTGTTTGACGAGGACGTTCGGCATTTTCACCAAACCCTTAAGGACGCCTGCGATGGGCACCCGGGCATTGGCGACTATGAGCGCTTTAAGACCTGGTGCGACGAGTATTTCTACATTCCTCATCGCGGCGAAATGCGCGGCGTCGGTGGCATATTCTTTGACTACCTGGAGGAGCCCGACCTGGCGCAAGTCTTTGCCTTCGTGCAGACAGCCGGCCGCGCCTTCGTGCCGGCCTACGCGCCCATCGCCCTGCGTCGTCGCGACGAGCCGTGGGGCGAGCCGGAGCGCCATTGGCAACTGCTGCGCCGCGGCCGCTATGCCGAGTTTAACCTTGTCTACGACCGCGGCACCGTGTTTGGCCTCAAGACCAACGGCCGCACCGAATCGATTTTGATGTCGATGCCGCCGCTGGCGCGATGGGACTACAACGCCGCGCCCGCCCCTGGCTCGCGCGAGGCCGCGATGGTCGCCGCCTTGCAGCCTGGCGTCGGATACTGCGCCTGA
- a CDS encoding HAMP domain-containing histidine kinase: MNRRAGHKTLLTVLAVGGLLACMVTWWARSEYASLRAQRQRNLDALVAEANASLRESATSLRRLLDELVLEQGAVPFYQYNNLYADPQSSVASSVTPSPLAQGPTSAFVVAHFQIDEAGDISMPTLNSKEASLSNPLLASAHIALREQLRPHVKTLGVPPPSTKIAVRARPNRRRIVPPAPVEAPAAAPPAIQPAIANAPTTNSYMASALVAQNALPTKVNNSPSDEEFLARLFEPQQRQQQYQLPVETVDNTANATDVYLEQRKSPPPRDQPSTVTVIVDPFEWTAVSLDGKALPSLVAVRSVTIPSGNLRQGFVVNQATIAAFLASEPFSPTLDVDAASSQAAVSQQLDLGNARPELAGWGLGLPLVPGVAGVAAGHAGRLRAMGWQVLAVALLAAAAALLAGFFVWQSERLAQQRSQFAATAAHELRTPLASLQLHGDLLAQGLGNPQKAALYAQRVSEEASRLGRVVANVLGYAQLEKNSLATKPRLDDIALAVSLVADRQREMLAHSGMALHLTAPPNLTAWFDRDALDRVLTNLIDNAEKYTRNTADRAVWIDVTGDTSNAQIAVRDNGPGMPQSYLARLFKPFLRGTNDGPAGLGLGLALSRALCRDMNGELAYSKAVPTGAQFTVSLASLSPIRTRR, translated from the coding sequence GTGAACCGGCGCGCCGGCCACAAGACTCTGCTCACCGTGCTCGCGGTCGGCGGCTTGCTCGCGTGCATGGTCACGTGGTGGGCGAGGTCAGAATACGCCTCGCTGCGCGCGCAACGGCAACGCAACTTGGACGCCTTGGTCGCTGAGGCCAATGCCTCGCTCCGCGAGTCCGCGACCTCGCTGCGGCGCTTGCTCGATGAACTGGTGCTGGAGCAAGGCGCCGTTCCATTTTACCAATACAACAATTTGTATGCCGACCCGCAGAGCAGCGTCGCCTCCAGCGTAACGCCATCGCCGCTGGCGCAAGGTCCCACCTCGGCATTTGTCGTCGCCCACTTTCAAATCGACGAGGCCGGTGACATCTCGATGCCGACGCTAAATAGCAAGGAGGCATCGCTGAGCAACCCGCTTTTGGCTAGCGCACATATCGCCTTGCGCGAGCAATTGAGACCGCACGTAAAGACCTTAGGGGTGCCGCCGCCGTCGACGAAAATCGCCGTGCGCGCGCGACCGAATCGGCGACGTATCGTCCCGCCTGCGCCGGTCGAGGCCCCAGCCGCAGCCCCCCCCGCAATCCAACCGGCTATCGCGAATGCGCCGACCACAAATTCATACATGGCGTCGGCGCTGGTCGCTCAGAATGCGCTCCCGACCAAGGTCAACAACTCGCCGAGCGATGAAGAATTTTTGGCGAGGCTATTTGAGCCGCAGCAACGACAACAACAATATCAACTGCCGGTCGAAACCGTAGACAACACCGCGAACGCCACCGATGTCTATCTGGAGCAACGAAAGTCACCTCCACCCCGTGACCAGCCTTCAACCGTAACGGTTATCGTCGACCCTTTCGAATGGACCGCGGTATCGCTTGACGGGAAAGCGTTGCCATCCTTGGTCGCGGTGCGATCGGTAACCATCCCAAGCGGCAACCTGCGTCAAGGGTTTGTGGTGAACCAGGCAACCATCGCGGCGTTTCTCGCCAGCGAGCCATTCTCGCCAACCCTGGACGTGGATGCCGCGTCCTCGCAGGCGGCGGTGTCGCAGCAACTCGACCTCGGCAATGCGCGCCCCGAGCTCGCGGGGTGGGGCCTAGGACTACCGCTAGTGCCTGGCGTGGCAGGCGTTGCGGCTGGCCACGCGGGTCGGCTGCGCGCGATGGGCTGGCAAGTGCTTGCCGTCGCCTTGCTCGCGGCGGCTGCAGCCTTGCTTGCTGGCTTTTTTGTTTGGCAGTCCGAGCGACTGGCGCAGCAACGGTCTCAGTTCGCGGCCACCGCGGCGCATGAATTGCGGACGCCCTTGGCGAGCTTGCAGCTCCATGGCGATTTGCTGGCGCAGGGCCTAGGCAATCCGCAGAAGGCCGCGCTTTATGCGCAGCGGGTCTCGGAGGAAGCCAGCCGCTTAGGGCGCGTGGTAGCCAATGTGCTCGGCTACGCGCAACTCGAAAAAAATTCGCTGGCGACAAAGCCGCGACTGGATGACATTGCGCTGGCGGTATCACTGGTGGCCGACCGCCAACGCGAAATGCTCGCGCACAGCGGCATGGCCTTGCATCTAACGGCTCCACCAAACCTAACGGCGTGGTTTGACCGCGATGCGCTCGATCGCGTGCTGACTAATCTCATCGACAATGCCGAGAAATACACCCGCAATACCGCCGATCGCGCGGTCTGGATCGATGTCACCGGCGACACAAGCAACGCACAAATTGCCGTTCGCGACAACGGTCCGGGCATGCCGCAGAGCTATCTTGCGCGGCTGTTTAAGCCATTCTTGCGCGGCACCAACGATGGGCCCGCTGGCCTTGGGCTGGGCCTGGCGCTTTCACGCGCGCTATGCCGCGACATGAATGGCGAGCTTGCGTACAGCAAGGCCGTACCGACCGGTGCACAGTTTACGGTTTCGCTGGCGTCACTATCGCCAATTCGTACGCGACGTTAA
- a CDS encoding response regulator transcription factor yields the protein MHLLVVEDEKNLREGIVDLLAGDGHSVVAEANGTAGLQTALSGAFDVVVLDVMLPGMDGFAICRALRAAKPGLPILMLTARGADDDKARGFGDGADDYVTKPFSARELVFRVRALGRRVTHDDARIMCGTWEFDLGALVARQGARTVQLTPKEVGVIRLLHRHRERVVSRAELLEQVWALPGDLDTRAIDMAISQLRKKLEADPKQPAIIVSVKGAGYRWGAG from the coding sequence GTGCATCTGCTGGTTGTCGAAGACGAGAAAAACTTACGCGAGGGCATCGTCGACTTGTTGGCCGGCGATGGTCATTCGGTAGTCGCCGAGGCCAACGGCACCGCAGGCTTGCAGACCGCGCTTAGCGGCGCGTTTGATGTCGTGGTGCTCGATGTCATGTTGCCGGGGATGGACGGCTTTGCCATCTGCCGGGCGCTGCGCGCCGCCAAGCCCGGGCTACCCATCTTGATGCTGACGGCCCGCGGCGCCGACGACGACAAGGCGAGGGGGTTTGGCGATGGCGCCGACGACTATGTGACCAAGCCCTTTTCGGCCCGCGAGCTGGTGTTTCGCGTGCGTGCGCTCGGCCGCCGCGTCACTCACGATGATGCCCGCATAATGTGTGGCACCTGGGAATTTGATTTAGGTGCGCTCGTGGCCAGGCAAGGCGCGCGCACGGTACAGCTCACGCCAAAAGAGGTGGGCGTGATTCGCCTCCTTCATCGGCATCGCGAGCGCGTGGTCTCGCGCGCGGAGCTGCTTGAGCAGGTGTGGGCGCTACCAGGCGATTTAGACACGCGGGCCATCGACATGGCAATTTCGCAGCTCCGCAAAAAGCTCGAAGCCGATCCCAAGCAGCCTGCCATTATCGTATCCGTCAAGGGCGCTGGGTATCGCTGGGGTGCGGGGTGA